GCACCGGCCAGGGCTTCACGTACAACACCGGACGCGCCGTCGGCGCCGTCTTCCCCACCCTGGTCGGCTACCTCGCCGACAGCTGGGGTGTGGGCGGCGCGCTGGTCTTCGGCGCCCTCGGTTACGGCCTCGCGGCGCTGGCGCTGCTGGGGCTCCCGGAGACGCGCGGAAAGGAACTCCAGTGAACCGCACCCAGGACCGGCCGCGGACGCGTGGGCAGGACCGTCCCCCGACGGCCGCCCAGGACCGCACCCCGCCCCGCCCCCAGGACCGCCCCGTGACGGCCGTCGACCCGCACGCGCACGCGTGGAGCCCGAAAACGGCGCGCGCCCGCTTCCGGGAGGGGCTGGCCGGCCCCACCGCGGGGGTCGCCTTCGGCCACACCCAGGCCAACCTGATCTCCGTCCCCGCCGACTGGGCCTACGACGTCCTGCTGTTCTGCCAGCGCAATCCCAAGCCGTGCCCGGTCCTCGACGTCACGGACGCCGGCTCCCCCACCACGGTGCTGGCCGAGGGCGCGGACCTGCGCACCGACCTCCCGCGCTACCGGGTGTGGCGCGACGGCGAACTGATGGACGAGCCCACGGACGTGCGGTCGTACTGGCGCGAGGACCTGGTGTCGTTCCTGATCGGCTGCAGCTTCACCTTCGAGTCGGCGCTGACGGGGGCGGGCGTCCCGCTGCGCCACATCGAGCAGGGCCGCAACGTCCCCATGTACGTGACGGGCCGCCAGTGCCGTCCGGCGGGGCGGCTGCACGGGCCGATGGTGGTCTCGATGCGCCCTGTCCAGCCGGAGCACCTGTCGGCGGCGATCCGGGAGACCAGTCTGCTGCCGGCGGTGCACGGCAGCCCGGTGCACTGCGGGGACCCGTCGGTGCTCGGCATCGAGGACCTGGGGCGGCCCGACTTCGGCGAGCCGGTGGACCCGCGGCCGCGCGACATCCCGGTGTTCTGGGCCTGCGGGGTGACCCCCCAGGCGGCCGTCATGGCCTCCCGGCCGCCGTTCGCGCTCACCCACGCACCGGGGCAGATGTTCGTCACCGACGCTCGCGACGAGCAGTACCGCGTAGCCTGAGAACAGGGCCCGCACGGGCCCGAGCGGGAGAGAACATGATCGACCTCAACGCCGACCTCGGCGAGGGTTTCGGCCGCTGGCGGCTCACCGACGACGAGGCGCTGCTGTCGGTCGTCACCAGCGCCAACGTGGCCTGCGGCTTCCACGCCGGGGACCCGGCCACCATGCGGCGGGTGTGCGCGCTGGCGGCCGGGCGCGGCGTCCGGATCGGCGCCCAGGTGTCCTACCGCGACCTGGCCGGCTTCGGGCGGCGCGCGATGGACGTGCCGGCCGGGGAACTGGCCGCCGAGGTCGCCTACCAGATCGGTGCCCTGGAGGTGTTCGCCCGGGCGGCGGGCGCGCGCGTGGCGTACGTGAAGCCGCACGGCGCGCTCTACAACCGGGTGGTGCGCGACCAGGAGCAGGCCGCGGCCGTGGTCGAGGGCGTGCTCCTCGCCGGCGCCGCGCTGCCGGTGCTCGGACTGCCCGGCTCGCGCTTCCTGGAGGCCGCGGCGAAGGCCGGACTGCCCACCGTCACCGAGGCGTTCGGGGACCGCGCGTACACCGACGAGGGCACGCTGGTGCCGCGCGGCCGGGACGGCGCGGTGGTCACCGAGCCGGACGCGGTGGTCGAGCGGTCGCTCGGGCTGGCCCGTGAGGGCGGGGTGACCGCGTTGTCGGGGCGCCGGATCGCGGTGCGGGCGCGGTCGTTGTGCCTGCACGGGGACACCCCGGGCGCGGTGGAGCTGGCCCGCCGGGTGCGGGCGCGGCTGGAGGGGGCGGGCGTGCGGGTGGAGGCGTTCGCATGACGGTTCCGGTGCGGGTGCTGCCCGTCGGTGACCGGGCCCTGCTGGTCGAACTGGACTCCGGGGAGGCGGCCCAGGCCCTGCACGCCGAGCTGCTGCGCCGCCGGGCCGCGGGCGCGCTGACGGTACGGGAGATCGTGCCGGCGGCCCGTACGGTCCTGCTCGACGGCCTCGACGAGCCGGCCCGGCTCGCCGCCGAACTCCCCGGCTGGGAGGTGCCGCCGGTCGCCACGCGCGCGCAGGAGGCGCTCGAGATCCCCGTGCGGTACGACGGGCCGGATCTGGCGGACGTCGCCGCGCTGTGGGGCGTGCCGGTGGCCGAGGTGGCGCGGATCCACTCCGGCGCCGACTTCCGGGTCGCCTTCTGCGGCTTCGCGCCCGGGTTCGGCTATCTGACGGGGCTGCCGGAGCGGTACGACGTGCCGCGCCGGGCCACTCCGCGCACGGCGGTTCCGGCGGGGTCGGTCGCCCTGGCCGGGCCGTACACGGGCGTCTACCCGCGTGCGTCGCCGGGCGGCTGGCAGCTCATCGGGACGACGGACGCGGTGCTGTGGGACCACGCGCGCGTGCCTGCCGCGTTGCTGACGCCGGGGGCGCGGGTGCGGTTCGTCCCGGTGGGCGGGCCGGTGGGGTCCTCATGAGCGACCGCGCGCTCGCCGTCGTACGCGCCGGGGCGCTGACCACCGTGCAGGACCTCGGGCGGCCCGGGCACGCCCACCTGGGGGTGCCGCGCTCGGGGGCGCTGGACGCGCCGGCGGCGGCGCTCGTCAACCGGCTCGTCGGCAATCCGCCGTCCGCGGCCGTCCTGGAGACGACGCTCGACGGGTGCGCCGTGCGGCCACGGTCGGCGATCACCGTGGCGGTGGGCGGTGCGCCCTGTCCGGTCGCCGTGGACGGGCGGCCGGCGCCCTGGGGCGCGCCGTTCCGGGTGCCGGGCGGTGCCCTGCTGGACGTCGGGGCGGTGCGTGCGGGGGTACGGAGCTACGTCGCCGTCGCGGGCGGGGTGGCCGTGGAGCCGGTGCTCGGCAGCCGCTCCACCGACCTGCTCTCCGGGCTGGGCCCGCCGCCGCTCGCCACCGGAACGGTGCTCCCCCTGGGGCGGCCCGTCGGTCCCCACGCGCGCGTGGACGTCGCTCCGCAGCCGGCGCCGCCGGCCGAACTGGTGCTGCGGGTCACGCTGGGGCCGCGTGACGACTGGTTCACCGCGCGCGCGGTGCACGCGTTCACCACGCGCGCGTACCGGGTGTCGTCGGCGAGCAACCGGATCGGGCTGCGCACGGAGGGGCCCGCGCTGGAGCGGGCGGTGGGCGGGGAACTGCCCAGCGAGGGCATGGTCCTCGGCGCGGTCCAGGTGCCGCCGGACGGCAGGCCGGTGGTGTTCCTGGCCGACCACCCGACCACCGGCGGCTACCCGGTGGTCGCGGTCGTCCACCCCACCGACCTGGCCGCCGCGGCGCAGACCGCGCCGGGTACGCCGGTGCGGTTCGTGGTGGCGGGGGGTCGCTGAGGGGGGGTGGGGGGTGCGTCGCGCAGTTCCCCGCGCCCCTTTCGGGGGGTGACTTCGCGGTCCTGCCGCTTACGGGGTCCCTGCGGCTTCGGATGGTGGGCCGATCCTGCTGCGGACGGCGGTCTGGACCTCGGCCTCCTCCGCCGGATCGGCGGCGAGGCGGCGGAGGCGTTCGACGACGCGGACGTCGCCGGTCTCGGCGTGCCGGGCGGCGAGTTCGCGGGTGGTCTCCTCGCAGTCCCAGAGGCACTCGACGGCGAACCCGGTCGCGAAGGAGGGGTCGGTGGCGGCCAGGGCGCGGGCGGCGCGGCCGCGCAGATGGGAGGAGGCGGTCTCGCGGTAGACGTGCCGCAGGACGGGGGCGGCGCAGCCGATGCCGAGCCGTCCGGCGCCGTCGACGAGGGTCCACAGGGTCGGCGCGTCGGGTCCCTCGCCGCGCACGGCCTCGCGGAGGGCGGCGAGCACCAGGTCCTCGTCCTGGGCCCCGCCGCGGCAGGCGAGCATCCGCCCGGCGGCGGCGCCGAGCACGTCGGGCCGGTGGGCCCAGCCGCGCGCCCGCCGGACGGCGGCGGGACTGCTCATGCGTTCGAAGGCGGCGACGGCGGCCTCCGCGACGAGCGTGCCGCCGTCGGCGACGGCGGCCTCGACCAGGTCGAGGATGCCGGGATCGCCGGTGTCGGCGAGATAGCGCAGGGCGGTGCAGCGGGCGCCGTCGCCGCCGGAGCGGGCCGCGTGCACGATCTCGGCGTGGTCCTCGGGCCCGGCCACGGCGCTCAGACAGCGCGCGGCGGGCACGTGGAGGGCGGCGCCGCGGTCGAGGCCCTGCTGGGCCCAGTCGAACACGGCCTGGACGCTCCAGCCGGGGCGGGGTCCAGAGGGCCGCAGTTGCCGCTGCCAGCGGTCGAAGCTGCCGGCCTCCTGGGCCGCGCGGACCCGGGTGGCGATCCCGGTGCGGGCGTCGTCGGCCCACAGCCGCCAGGGCCGGGGTTCGAAGGCGTCGCGCACGGCCGCGGCGAGGTCGGCCTCGCCCTCGGGGCCGGCCGGGAAGCGGGCGAGGACGGGGGCGGCGAGGGCGCGCAGCCCCTCGTCGTCGTCGCGCAGCGCGAGCTCGTCCAGGGCCCAGGCCCAGTTGGTGCCGGTGGCCGCGTAGCGGCGCAGCAGGGCGAGGGCGTCCCGCCGCCCGTAGGAGGCGAGGTGGCCGAGGACGGCGAGGGCGAGCCCGGTGCGGGACTCCTCGGCGTCCAGGACGTCCTCGGGGTCGAACAGGTGTGCCTCGACGGCGTCGAGCCCGCCGTTCAGGTCGAGGTACAGGCGGGCGTAGTAGAGGGAGCGGTTCTCCACCTGCCAGTCGTGGCGGGGGTCCCGCAGCACGCATGTGTTCAGGGCCGCGAGCGCCTCGGCGCGCGGGGCGGTGAGCGCGTGCAGTGTGCCGTCGCCGCGGCCCCGCTGGAGCAGGCCGAGCAGCGTACCGCTGGGCGCTATGACCGGATCGAACATGGGAAACAGCCTCACATCAAGCGTCGACGCAACCGGGGAACAACCGCGTTACCTGGCCGCGTGACAACACGTCGGAGCGCCCGCCGTCTCATGCTTGCTGTGAACCATCTTCCTCTGCCTCTCGTCGGTGGCCCATGCGGACCGGTCACGGCCCGCGCGGTGCGGCAACACCTGCCCAGCCGTCGCGTCCGTGAATCACGACGTCATGATGGCCCGCTGTTTTCGCTGCCGCGACCGTATTTCCGGCGGCCCCGTCCCGCCTCCCCCGTCGTTTTCCGTCCTGTCCGGTCCGGGACGGTGTGGCCCGGTGTGACCGGCGTCCCGAATGGCCAGGAGATTACCGTCAGTTGACGCCGAAGAGTGCGAGCAGTTCGGTCCGGCCGAACATCCGCGCGGTGTCGGCGGCGGACGGCGTGCCCGCCGTCGGGTCGGCGCCGGCGGCGAGCAGGACCTCGATCACCTCGCGCTCGTCCTTGAAGACCGCCCCCGCGAGGGGGGTCTGGCCGCGGTCGTTGACGCGGTCGGCCTCGGCGCCACGTTCCAGCAGGGCGCGCAGGGCGCCGGCGTGGCCGTGGTAGGCGGCGAGCATCACGAGGGAGTCGCCGCGGTCGTTGGTGAGGTCGGCCGGGACGCCCGCGTCGACGTAGGCGACGAGTTCCTCGGTCCGGCCCCGCCGGGCCAGGTCGAAGATCCTGGTCGCGAGCTCCACGACCTCCGGGTCGGGGGCTTCACTCATCGCCGGATCACCTTTCACTGCGTACGTGGGGGGACCCGTGGGGCGGCCGGAGTGCGGCCGTACGGGTGAATCGCCAGCGTACTGGCTCCGCGCGGCACATGACCGGCGCCCGCCGTGGCGAGGATCACCAGGAGCCCTCCGCCACGGGGTTGCGGGCCCCCGGCCGGGGACGGACCGGAGGGCGGGGTGAGCACACCGGGAGCAGGCCAGAGGTGAAACGCCGGGAGATCACCCAGTTGCACCTTTTGTCATATGGATACATTCTGTGATCCTGGACGAACTCATGGTGACCGTCCCCCTCAACCAGGAGAGCTCAAATGATTCTGTCCATCTCAGGCGTGGTCCTGTTCGGCATCATCGTCTTCCTGTTCTTCAGGAAGGACGGCCTCAAGGCGTCCCACGCAACGGTCTCGGCCCTGTTCGGCTTCTACCTGGCGAGCACCGCGATCGCCCCCAGCATCAAGGCGGGCGGCGAGAGCCTGGCGAGCCTCCTCGGCGGAATCAACTTCTGAACGCCCCTGACAGCCCCGTACCTCCAGGAGACGACGTGGCCCGCCGCCCCCTTCCCCGCATCCTCCAGCGAGGCACCGCCCTCGGCAGAGGCAGCGCACGGCTCGCCGGCCGAGGCGGCGCACAGCTCGCCCGCGGCCGGGAACTGGCCCGGACGGCGGCGGACGGCGCCACCGACGTCCTCCACCCGCTGATCACGGTCACCCGTGGACTGCGCCGGCTGGCCGCGGCCGGACGGCGCAGATGGGCGGAGACACCGAAGGACCGGCGCGGACCACTGGTGTTCCTCGTCGTCGCGGTGCTCCTGGTGGTGGGCCTCGCGCCGTACGGGCCGCTGCTCGCCGTCGTCGCCCTGATGGCGGCGGCGGCCTGGCAGGGCCGCGAGCAGGCCGTGCCGGTGCCCGAGGGCCCCGACGAGGCGCAGACCGAGCGGCTGCGCGCGCTGTACGACGCGCTCGTCCCCTACTTCACGGCCGCCGGTGACCCCACCCCGCTCTACGGGCACGGCGGCGACTGGACGGCGGCCCTGTCCGGATACGAGTTCGACGACGCGGGCCGGATCTCCCGGCTGACCGTCCGCTACCCGGCCTACTTCACCGACGGCGAGCCCGAGTCCCGCGCCCGGATCGAACAGGTGCTCCAGGCCAAGGCCGGCCGGGGCCGCGAGTACCACTTCACGTGGGACGAGGAGGGCAACGAGCTGACGCTCTCCGTCCTCGCCCCGCTCCCCACCGACATCGCCGCCCAGCGCTTCGTGACCGCGCCGGGCGAACTCGTGCTCGG
The DNA window shown above is from Streptomyces sp. NBC_00670 and carries:
- a CDS encoding putative hydro-lyase, which codes for MTAVDPHAHAWSPKTARARFREGLAGPTAGVAFGHTQANLISVPADWAYDVLLFCQRNPKPCPVLDVTDAGSPTTVLAEGADLRTDLPRYRVWRDGELMDEPTDVRSYWREDLVSFLIGCSFTFESALTGAGVPLRHIEQGRNVPMYVTGRQCRPAGRLHGPMVVSMRPVQPEHLSAAIRETSLLPAVHGSPVHCGDPSVLGIEDLGRPDFGEPVDPRPRDIPVFWACGVTPQAAVMASRPPFALTHAPGQMFVTDARDEQYRVA
- a CDS encoding LamB/YcsF family protein translates to MIDLNADLGEGFGRWRLTDDEALLSVVTSANVACGFHAGDPATMRRVCALAAGRGVRIGAQVSYRDLAGFGRRAMDVPAGELAAEVAYQIGALEVFARAAGARVAYVKPHGALYNRVVRDQEQAAAVVEGVLLAGAALPVLGLPGSRFLEAAAKAGLPTVTEAFGDRAYTDEGTLVPRGRDGAVVTEPDAVVERSLGLAREGGVTALSGRRIAVRARSLCLHGDTPGAVELARRVRARLEGAGVRVEAFA
- a CDS encoding 5-oxoprolinase subunit B family protein, whose amino-acid sequence is MRVLPVGDRALLVELDSGEAAQALHAELLRRRAAGALTVREIVPAARTVLLDGLDEPARLAAELPGWEVPPVATRAQEALEIPVRYDGPDLADVAALWGVPVAEVARIHSGADFRVAFCGFAPGFGYLTGLPERYDVPRRATPRTAVPAGSVALAGPYTGVYPRASPGGWQLIGTTDAVLWDHARVPAALLTPGARVRFVPVGGPVGSS
- a CDS encoding biotin-dependent carboxyltransferase family protein; the encoded protein is MSDRALAVVRAGALTTVQDLGRPGHAHLGVPRSGALDAPAAALVNRLVGNPPSAAVLETTLDGCAVRPRSAITVAVGGAPCPVAVDGRPAPWGAPFRVPGGALLDVGAVRAGVRSYVAVAGGVAVEPVLGSRSTDLLSGLGPPPLATGTVLPLGRPVGPHARVDVAPQPAPPAELVLRVTLGPRDDWFTARAVHAFTTRAYRVSSASNRIGLRTEGPALERAVGGELPSEGMVLGAVQVPPDGRPVVFLADHPTTGGYPVVAVVHPTDLAAAAQTAPGTPVRFVVAGGR
- a CDS encoding HEAT repeat domain-containing protein, yielding MFDPVIAPSGTLLGLLQRGRGDGTLHALTAPRAEALAALNTCVLRDPRHDWQVENRSLYYARLYLDLNGGLDAVEAHLFDPEDVLDAEESRTGLALAVLGHLASYGRRDALALLRRYAATGTNWAWALDELALRDDDEGLRALAAPVLARFPAGPEGEADLAAAVRDAFEPRPWRLWADDARTGIATRVRAAQEAGSFDRWQRQLRPSGPRPGWSVQAVFDWAQQGLDRGAALHVPAARCLSAVAGPEDHAEIVHAARSGGDGARCTALRYLADTGDPGILDLVEAAVADGGTLVAEAAVAAFERMSSPAAVRRARGWAHRPDVLGAAAGRMLACRGGAQDEDLVLAALREAVRGEGPDAPTLWTLVDGAGRLGIGCAAPVLRHVYRETASSHLRGRAARALAATDPSFATGFAVECLWDCEETTRELAARHAETGDVRVVERLRRLAADPAEEAEVQTAVRSRIGPPSEAAGTP
- a CDS encoding ankyrin repeat domain-containing protein, yielding MSEAPDPEVVELATRIFDLARRGRTEELVAYVDAGVPADLTNDRGDSLVMLAAYHGHAGALRALLERGAEADRVNDRGQTPLAGAVFKDEREVIEVLLAAGADPTAGTPSAADTARMFGRTELLALFGVN